CATCCTTCCAAAAATATCAACCATTACTTTAACTCTACCATGTTCATGATCTATTTCAGCAACTTGTCCTTCTTGATCTTTAAATGAACCTTTTAAGATTTTTACATAATCTCCTTCTGTAAAGTCAACTTTTATAGTTTCTTTAGGTGTCTTTACACCTATTATATTGAATATATTTTTTACTTCTTCCTCTTCCATAGGAATAGGATCTGATCCAACTCCTACAAACCCAGTAACACCATTGGTATTTCTTACTTCATACCATACACGAGGATCTACTTTATAGCTTATACCTTGTTCGTTTTCTTCTCTTGTTGCTTCCATTTCAAGCATAACATAAGCAGGGAAAAGTTTTCTATAAACTTTTTTAGGTTTCCCTCTAACAATCTCCGTCAACTCTTCTTCTGGAACCAATATATTAGTTACAACTTCTTTGAAACCTAATGTTTCCATTTTTTGTTCAAGATCTGTTTTTACTTTTTTTCATATCCAGAATAAGTATGAATCATAAACCACTTTCTGACATTTTCTACACTCATATTAATGCCTCCAAAAAGTTTAAGGCTCTCACTGCAAGAATATCAAAAACTCCAAGATAGATAGATACAAAAACAGTCATGGTTACAACCCATAGAGTAGAATGAATAACTTCTGTTTTTGAAGGCCATTCAACTTTTGAGTATTCCATTTTAACCTTTTGAAATAAATTCATGCTATCTCCTTTCAATCAATAAAAGTGGCAGGTCAAGAGGGACTCGAACCCCCAACCCTCGGTTTTGGAGACCGATGCTCTACCAATTGAGCCATTGACCTGCAAGTGTTGTTAACTAAATTTTCATCCTACTTTTTTGTTTCTTTATACAAAGTATGTCTCTTTAATACTGGATTATACTTCATCATTTCTAATCTTTCTGGATGAGTCTTTTTGTTTTTTGTTGTAGTATAGTGTCTTAACTTTGTTTCTGTACATTCTAATATCACTTGTACTCTCATCTGCATTCCTCCTATTAAATTGTATTTTCTAATCTTATATAGCTCATACAATTCTACTCAACTAAACGAAGAAATCTTTTGATTTAAATTCTTCACAATCTACATCAAAGTGTAAACTATTTATCAAAAACAAGTCCACTCTTTAACGGTATCTTCAATGATCCTCCCATAATTTAATATGGTACGCGAGTTTTTCCTGTATTCTGCTTTCTAAGACTTTGTTATTTTAGCACACTTTTCAAATAGTGTCAACAAATAAAAATTTAATTTTGTTTTGCTTTGCAATTTTTACATATACCTTTAAAATAGATATGCTTTTCTTCAATATCGCAACCTAACAATTCTGGACTCTTACTATAATCAATACTTAACTCAACATCAAATACTGCCCCACAACAAGTACATTTAAAATGTCCATGAGTATGAGTCAATAAATCATATCTTGTTTCATTTTCTTCTATAACTATAACAGAAACCAATTTTTTCTCTATAAATAAATTTAAAGTATTGTACACTGTTGTCTTAGATAGAGTTGGTATCTCTGTACACAATGCTTTATATATAGTGTCAACTGTTGGATGATTATGATTATCTAACAAATATTGAAATATTTTCATTCTTTGATAGGAAGGTTTTATATTATGTTCTTTTAGGTAATTTCCTATATCACCTGTATGTAATTGTAATTCCATCTTCTTGCCCTTTCTAATAAAAAAACATTTTTATAAACTTAACTTGATTGGTTATATATTATATTAGAACTCTTTATATGTCAAGTAGTTTTCTAATAAAAATAGTTCGTTACTAACCAGATTTCTTAACAGATAAAAATTAAGAATTCGCTGTAAATTCAACCAACTCGCTAACAAGTTAGCTCAAACATGTTGAGATTTGCTCGGCTCATTCTATTTAATTTTTATCTTAAAATCTGGAATGTAACTCACTTATTTTTATTTGCCTATTTATAAGGTTTTTCTCATCATATATCTATGAATACCTTCTCCATATTCATCTTTTAAAAATTTTTCTTGTATATATCCATGTTTTTTATATAAATTTATTGCAATTTCATTTTCAGGTGCAACTGTTAGTTCTATTTCTTTATAGTCTAAATCTTTTAAAATTTTTTCTGTTTCATTTAAAATATAGTTTGCATAACCTTTGTGTCTATATTTTTTTAAAGTTGATATTCCATACAAAAATAAAGACTTTTTATTAAAAATTTGCATATATTCAACTATACATACTATCTTATTATCCTCTTCTATAACAAAAACCATACCATATCTAATAAGTGCCTTTACTATCCAAAGGTCAACATTTCCTGCTCCTTCAAATGCTTCCTGTTCTATCTCTACAATTTTTTTCATCACTTCAAAATTAGGATTTTTTATATGAACCAGTTTCATAAGTCCTCCTTTCATTTTCACTTATTTTTTATAATTATAACATTAAGTGAGAAGAAAACAAAAAAGGATTAACTCCTTTTTAGAAATTAATCCTTTTAACATTTATTAATAATTTACATTAAGCTGCTTTTTTAATATACTTCTTATAAAATTCATCAACATAGATGGCTATTGCATTATCTCCTGAAACATTTATAGCAGTACCAAAACTATCTTGTGTTATATATAAAGCTATCAATAATGAACCTAATGGACCTTGTGCATCTATTCCTATTAAGAATAAGAAAGGTAAAGCACTCATAACTGCTCCACCTGGTGCACCTGGTGCTGCGACCATAGCAATTCCAAGCATACATAGGAATGGGAACATCATTCCAAGAGAATGAGGCATACCATTTAATAATAAAACTCCCATAATACAACTTGTCAAAGTTATCATACTTCCTGACAAGTGAATAGTTGCACATAGAGGAACAACAAAATCAACTATTTCAGGACTTGTTCCATTTTTTAATCCACATTGTATATTTACAGGGATAGTTGCAGCTGATGATTGAGTTCCAACTGCTGTAAAATATGCTGGTATTTGATTTTTTATAAGAGTAAATGGATTTTTCTTTGATATTCCACCAGCAATAGAAAACATAACAAGCATATAGATATAGTGCATAGCAAATATACATAGATAAATAGCTAAAAATACACCAAGAACTTTAAATACTATTCCAGAATATGCCATTTCACTAAATATTCCTAAAATATGGAAAGGTAGTAATGGAATTACAAATCCTGATAATACTTTTGAAATAATTTCTTCATATTCACTAAATAACTTAAATGTTATTTCACCTTTCTTTTGACTTCTCATAACACTAATAGTAATACCCATCATAAATGCAAAAACTATTGCAGCTGTAACATCTATTGGTGGTTTTAAAGGAATTGTAAAATATGGAGCAACATCTTTTCCTTCAAAATTTATTCCTGATGAAATTCCTGAAATTAATTTAGGATATAGATTAGCAGCAACTGTGTATGAAAATGTTCCTGCAACTATTGTTGAAACATAGGAAACAACAGCTGTAAATCCTAAAAGTTTTCCTGCACCCTCTGTAAGTTTTGCTATTCCTGATACAACAAATCCCACTATCATTAGTGGTATAAAGAATGATAGGAATAAGCCAAAAAATGTACTGAAAGTTTTAAAAATTCTTACAAACCAAAGTGGTAAAAATTGTCCAATTAATATACCAACAATTATTGCAATAATTAACCTTGGCACTAAACCTAATTTTTTACTCATAACGCTCCCTCCTTAAAGTTTTTAAATTATTTATATTTATATAGAACAGTCTATACTATATATAAATAATTTCTTTTATTTTATTTTATTAATGATAAATTTATCACAATTTTCTTATTAAGTCAAGCATATTATTATAATCTATTATTTTTTCTTCCCTATGCAATGTTACCCAAAAGTGTTATAATTAAAGAAAATGAATTTAGGGAGGAAAAATGAAAAAAATAGGTTTAGATTATTCAAAAGTTTTTAATTTTATTAGCAATGATGAATTAAATCAAATGAAAATTTTAGTTGATGAAGCCGCTCATAAATTACATAATAAAAGTGGTGCAGGAAATGATTTTTTAGGTTGGCTTGATTTACCTATTAATTATGATAAAGAGGAATTTTCAAGAATAAAAAAAGCCAGTGATAAAATAAAATTTGATTCAGAAGTTTTAGTTGTTATTGGTATTGGAGGTTCATATTTAGGAGCAAGAGCAGTTATAGAATGTCTTAGCCATAGTTTCTTTAATTCTTTAAATAAAGAAAAGAGAAATGCACCTGAAATATACTTTGCAGGACAAAACTTATCAGGAAGATATTTAAAAGATTTAATAGAAATTATTGGAGATAGAGATTTTTCAGTAAATGTAATTTCTAAATCTGGTACAACAACTGAACCAGCAAT
This Fusobacterium animalis 7_1 DNA region includes the following protein-coding sequences:
- the secE gene encoding preprotein translocase subunit SecE, translated to MNLFQKVKMEYSKVEWPSKTEVIHSTLWVVTMTVFVSIYLGVFDILAVRALNFLEALI
- the rpmG gene encoding 50S ribosomal protein L33; this encodes MRVQVILECTETKLRHYTTTKNKKTHPERLEMMKYNPVLKRHTLYKETKK
- a CDS encoding Fur family transcriptional regulator, whose amino-acid sequence is MELQLHTGDIGNYLKEHNIKPSYQRMKIFQYLLDNHNHPTVDTIYKALCTEIPTLSKTTVYNTLNLFIEKKLVSVIVIEENETRYDLLTHTHGHFKCTCCGAVFDVELSIDYSKSPELLGCDIEEKHIYFKGICKNCKAKQN
- a CDS encoding GNAT family N-acetyltransferase gives rise to the protein MKLVHIKNPNFEVMKKIVEIEQEAFEGAGNVDLWIVKALIRYGMVFVIEEDNKIVCIVEYMQIFNKKSLFLYGISTLKKYRHKGYANYILNETEKILKDLDYKEIELTVAPENEIAINLYKKHGYIQEKFLKDEYGEGIHRYMMRKTL
- a CDS encoding dicarboxylate/amino acid:cation symporter, which encodes MSKKLGLVPRLIIAIIVGILIGQFLPLWFVRIFKTFSTFFGLFLSFFIPLMIVGFVVSGIAKLTEGAGKLLGFTAVVSYVSTIVAGTFSYTVAANLYPKLISGISSGINFEGKDVAPYFTIPLKPPIDVTAAIVFAFMMGITISVMRSQKKGEITFKLFSEYEEIISKVLSGFVIPLLPFHILGIFSEMAYSGIVFKVLGVFLAIYLCIFAMHYIYMLVMFSIAGGISKKNPFTLIKNQIPAYFTAVGTQSSAATIPVNIQCGLKNGTSPEIVDFVVPLCATIHLSGSMITLTSCIMGVLLLNGMPHSLGMMFPFLCMLGIAMVAAPGAPGGAVMSALPFLFLIGIDAQGPLGSLLIALYITQDSFGTAINVSGDNAIAIYVDEFYKKYIKKAA